The sequence TGTCATGAGCGAGAATCCGTATCAGGCGCCGGCGGCGGCGCTGGAGACTGCCTTCGGGAACGGCGACCGGGAGTCGGGAGAGCTTCGCGAGCCACGGGGGGTGGCCGTCGGGCGCGGCTGGGGATGGATCCGGGAGGCCTATGGCCTGTTCAAGCGGCAGCCGGCCCTCTGGGTCCTCCTGCCACTGACCTTCATGCTCATCCAGATGGGCCTTTCCATGGTACCGCTGGTCAACATCCTGGCTGCCTTCCTGGGGGTTCTGTTGATGGCGGGAATGTACTTCGCCGCCGACCAAACCGCCAACGACGCCGATGCGGCCTTTCCCGACCTCTTCGTGGGCTTCCGCGAGAACACCCTGCGCCTGCTGGGCGTCGCCCTGGTCCACTCCCTTGGAACCATTCTCGCGGTCGGAATGAGCCTGTTTCCCGCCCTGGCTTCGGGCACGGGAGCGGGACTCGACCAGGCCGGGACGAGCCCTGGCCCGGTCGCGCTGCTTTTCCCTCTGGCCATGTTCGCGATCATGATCCCGATCGCCATGGCCACCTGGTTCGCGACGCCCCTGGTCATCCTCGAGGACGTAAAGGTGCTGCCCGCCCTGCGCATGAGCTTCATGGCCTGCCTGCGCAACATCCTGCCCATGTTTGTCTACGGGCTGGCCCTGGGTGCGCTCTTTTTCCTGGGGGCCCTGCCCCTGTTCCTCGGTCTGCTGGTGGTGTTCCCGGTCGCGATCCTTTCCAGCTACACCGCCTACCGGGACATCTTCTACAGCGAGCCCGCCCCGGCGTAGGGAGCGATCGGGAAGGTGCTCGACACCACCGTCCGTACCGAGACCCCGGAGGGGGTGGATCTCCACCTGCACCCGGCCGGGCCCCTGGAGCGGGCCCGCGCCTGGATGATCGACCAGCTGCTGCGCCTGGGGATCTACGCCCTGGTGTCCTTCGTGCTCGGCCTGCTCGGCCAGTTCGGCTGGGGCCTGGCCCTGGTGGTCGTCTTCCTCGTGGAGTGGTTCTACCCGGTGTACTTCGAGCTGTTCCACGGCGGGGCCACGCCGGGAAAGATGGCCCTGGGGCTCCACGCCATCCAGGACAACGGCGCGCCGCTGGAATGGCGCGGGGCCCTGCTGCGCAACCTCCTGCGGGCGGCGGACTTCCTGCCCTTCCTCTACGGCCTGGGGCTGGTGGTAATGGTCCTCACGGGCCGCTTCCAACGGCTCGGCGACCTCGCTGCCGGGACCCTGGTGGTGTACGACACCGAGCGGCACGACCAGAGGGACTCCGGGGTGCAAGGCACCCTGCCCCCGCCGGTGCCGCTGAGCCTGGAGGAGCAACAGGCCGTCCTGGCCTTCGCCGAGCGGGGCGGGCAGCTGTCCCCGCAGCGCCGGGCCGAGCTGGCGGCGGTGCTCGCCCCCCTCCTCCCCGCCGGGGCGCCGGAGCCGGAGACGGCCCTGCACCGGCTCGCCAACTGGTATCGGGGACAGGGCATGGCGGAGGCGGAGCCGTGAAGCAGCTCCAGTTCGAACGGCACCACCGGGAGGACTGGGAGGCGCTCGAGGAACGGCTCGACGCCCTGGATCGCCGGGTCGCGGACGACGAGGTCGGCGACCTGCCGGAGCTGTACCGCCGCACCTCCCGCCACCTGGCCCTGGCCAAGGACCGCCACTACAGCCCGGCCCTGGTGGCCCGCCTCCACCGGCTGGTGCTGCGCGGCCACCAGCACCTCTACCGCACCCGGCGGCGCTGGGCCGGACGGGTGCTGCAGTTCTTCCTGGTGGAGCTGCCCCGCACCGTCCGCGCCGAGCGCCGGCTGTTCAGTCTTGCCGCCTTCCTGCTGTTCTTCCCCGGCCTGGTCATGGGCTTGGCCAGCTACGCCGACGGGCGGCTCATCTACACCTTGGCGGGCAGCGAGCAGGTGCGCCAGATGGAGTCCATGTACGACCCGGCCAATGACAAGGTCGGGCGCGGCGCCGAGCGCCAGTCCGCCTCCGACTTCCAGATGTTCGGCGTCTACGTCAGCAACAACACCGGCATCGGCTTCCGCACCTTCGCCGGGGGCCTGCTGTTCGGCGTGGGAACGGTGGCGACCCTGCTCTTCAACGGCCTGTTCCTGGGGGGCGTGGCCGGCCACCTGACGGGGCTCGGCTACGCCGGTACCTTCTGGCCCTTCGTGGCCGGCCACGGGGCCTTCGAGCTCACCGCCATCGTACTCAGCGGCACCGCCGGCCTGCAGCTCGCCCGCGCCCTGTACGCGCCGGGGCGGTACGGCCGCATCGGCGCGCTGCGGGCCGTCGCCCCCGCCAGCGCCACCATCATGGCCGGCGCCGCGCTACTCTTCCTCCTGGCGGCCTTCGTGGAGGCCTTCTGGTCCTCCAGCACCCTGGTGCCGGACGAAGTGAAGTACGCGGTGGCCGGGGTGCTCTGGACCCTGGTGGCGGCGTATTTCCTCCTCGCCGGGAGGGCGCGGCGTGGATCTTGAGCGGGTCCAGGCGGAGCTCCGTCCGCGGCGGCCCGGGGAGGCGGTGGACCTGGGGACCCGCTTCGCCCGGGCCTGGTGGCCCGCCATGCTGGGCTTCTGGCTGTTTACCGCCGGGCCGGCCTTTTTGGTCGTGCACGGGCTGCTCTGGAGCCACTTGGCCTGGGCCCCGCTCGCCTTCTGGTGGCTGAAGCCCCTTTACGAGCGGGCGCCGCTGTTCTTCCTCAGCCGTGCCCTGTTCGGCGAGCGCCCCGCCGCCGCTTCGACGGCCCGCGAACTGCATCGGATCGCGGCGCCGGGCCTGCTCGGCGACCTCACCTGGCGCCGCCTCAGCCCGCGGCGCTCCTTCGCCCTGCCCGTGGCCCTGCTGGAAGGGGCCCGCGGGGAGGCCCGGGGCAGCCGGCTGGCGGTGCTGGGCAGCGCCCGGGGCACGGCGGGCTGGCTGACGCTGATCTACGCCCTCTTCGAGGCCCTGCTGGCCCTCTCCCTGCTGCTCGCCGCCTGGGCGCTGGTGCCCTCCCGGCTGGCCCTGGATGTGAGCCACTTCCTCACCGCCACCACCGCCGGCCAGGTCACCCTGAACGCGGTGGCCTTCCTGGCGGCGGCCGCCGTGGCGCCCTTCTACGTGGCCTCGGGGTTTAGCCTGTACCTCAACCGCCGGGTGGAGCTGGAGGGCTGGGACCTGGAGATCCGCTTCCGGCGCCTGCGGGACCGCCTGGAGGGCGGCACCGGAGCGGGCCGGGCCGCCTTCGTTCTCCTGGCCCTGGGTGCGGCCCTGGCGGGAGCGCCTGCCACTCCTGTGGAGGCGGCCGCCGACCCCGCCGGCCCCCAGGCCTCCGCGCCCACCGGCCCGGAGGAGGCGGAGGCCCGCATCGAGGAGGTGCTCGCCCACCCCGACTTCGGCCGTATGGAGACCGAGACCCGCTGGGAGCTGGATTTCGACCCCGACTTCGAGGCCGATTCCGGGTTCGAGATCCCGGAATTTTTCAAATGGCTGCTGGATCTGGGCGGGATGCTGGCCAGCCTGGGGGAGGTGCTCCTGTGGGCCGCGGCGGGCGTGGCCGTTTACTTCCTTCTCTACAACCTCCTTGGCTGGCTGCGCCAGGTGGACCGGACCCGGACGGGGAGCCGACCGCGTGGACCGGCGCCGGAGGTGCTGTTCGGCCTGGCGGTGACCCCGGACTCCCTGCCCGCGGATGTGCCCGGCAAGGCGCGCGAGCTGTGCGGGGAGGGCCGGCCCGGGGAGGCCCTGGCCCTCCTCTACCGCGCCGGGCTGGCCCGGCTGCTCGCGCGGGTGGAGGTCCCCTCCGGGGCCACGGAGGGAGAGGTCCTGCGCCAGGCCGAAGGGGCCCTGGACGCCACGGGCCGGGGCCTCTTCACCGAGCTCACCGCCACCTGGCTGCGCTTCGCCTACGGGCACCGGCCCCCTCCCCCGGCCACCGTTGAGGACCTCTGCCGCCGCTGGCCGATGCTCGAGGAGGGCAGGCGGTGACCCGGGGCGAGCGCTTGGCGCTCGGGGGACTGACTCTGGCCGTGCTTGGCTTGGTCGTGGGGGGCTTCCTCCTGTTCTTCAAGCCCGTGGAGGAGGAGGTGCGCACCGATGTCTCCCTGGAGGCGCGCAAGAACCCCTTCCTGGCCGCGGCGCGCTTCCTGGAGGCCGGCGGGGTGCCCACTGAGCGCGCCCGGGGCCGGGGCACGCTGGAGGAGCTGCCCCCGCCGGACCGGGTCCTGTTCCTCACCGCGCCCCTGGCGGACCTGGAGGCTTCCGAACGGGAGGAGCTCGCCGCCTGGCTGCGCGCCGGAGGCCACTTGGTCACCGAGGCGTTCTTCCTGTGGGACCCGGAGGAGCAGGCCAGCGGCGACCCCTTCCTGGATGGCTTCGGCATCCGGCTGCACCGCCATGGGGACGCCGGGTCCGTGTGCCGGGAGGAGGCAGACGGAGAGATCGAGGTGACCCTGCCCGGAGTCCGCCCGGCCATGGAGGCCGAGCCGTCGCCCCGGTACTACCTGGAGGACGCCGCCGGGGCGGCGGACGGCCGGGTCACGACCCTCTGCGGCCCCCACCTGCTCACCCGCGCCGTGGGCGAAGGCCGCCTCACCGTGGTCTCCGACACGGGCTTCTGGCGCAACGACCGGATCGGCGAAGGGGACCACGCCCTGTTCCTCTGGCGCGTGATAACGCTTACCGAGCCCGCCGGGGCCCGGTTCCTGGCCCACGTGGACATGCCCGGTCTCCCGCTCCTGCTCTGGGAAAAGGCCCCGGAGGCCATCCTCTCCGGGGCCATCCTCCTCCTCTTCGCCCTGTGGGCGGCGTACAACCGCTTCGGGCCGCCGCTGCCTCCCCCCGGCAGCGGCCCCCGCCGCAGCCTGGTGGAGCACCTGGACGCCCTGGGCGCCTTCCACTACCGCCACAGCCAGCCGGACCGGCTCCTGGAGCCCCTCCGCCGGCGCCTGCACAACCGATTGGAGGGGCGCATCGCCCTGTGGCGCCACTGGGACCGGTCCCGACGGCTGGCCTGGCTGGCCGAGCATTCGGGCCTGGAGGAGGAGCCCCTGGAGCGCGCCCTTTACCACACTCCGGGCAGCGACGGGGAGCTCCTGGAGACGATTCAGACCCTGCAAACCCTGGGACGACACCTATGAGCAACGAGACCCCCCTCAGCCCCCAACCGCCGGAAGCGCCCGCCGGGGCCGAGCACGCGCGGCGCCTGCTGGAGTCCGTGCGCGCCGCCTTCGTCGGCCAGGAGCGGGTGGTCACCGAGACCCTCGCCGCCCTGGTGGCGGGGGGCCACGTCCTCATCGAGGGGGTCCCCGGGCTGGGTAAGACCCTCCTGGCCCGGGCCCTGGCCCGGGCGGTGAACGGCGGATACGCCCGTGTCCAGTTCACCCCCGACCTCATGCCCAGCGACGTCACCGGTCATACCCTCTACGACGCCACCTCGGGGCGGTTCCGCATCCGCAAGGGGCCGGTGTTCACCAACTTCCTGCTGGCCGACGAGATCAACCGGGCCCCGGCCAAGACCCAGTCCGCCCTGCTGGAGGTGATGCAGGAGCGTCAGGTGACGCTGGAGGACCAGGCCCTGCCCCTGGAACCCCCCTTCATGGTCCTGGCCACCCAGAACCCGGTGGAGCAGGAGGGCACCTACCCCCTGCCCGAGGCCCAGCTGGACCGCTTCCTGCTCAAGGTCCGCATCGACTACCCCTCCGCCGATGAGGAGTCGGACATCGTGGACCGGGTGACCCGGGGCCAGACGGGCGAGCAGCTGGACGTAGAGGCGGTGATGCCCATGGTCTCCGCCGCCGAGGTCCTGGACCTCCAGCAAGCCGCCGCCGGCCTGGAGGCGGACGGCCAGGTGGTGGACTACGCCGTACGCATCGCCCGCGCCACCCGGGACTGGCCGGGCGTCCACAACGGCGCCGGGCCCCGCGGCGGCATCGCCCTGGTCCGCACGGCCCGGGCCTACGCCCTGCTCCAGGGCCGGGACTTCATCGTCCCCGACGACGTGAAGGCCATCGCCAAGCCCGTCCTGCGCCACCGCCTGCAGCTCGGGGCGGAGCTGGAGATCGAGGGCCTGTCCAGCGACGACGTCCTCGACCAGATCCTGGAGCAGGTGGAAGCCCCGCGGCCATGAGACCCGCGCTGCCAAGCCTTCTCCTCCTGGCCGGCTGGTTCGCGCTCGGTCTGGGCGGGGCGCTGTGGCCGGTCCTGGCGGAGGCCTGGCGGGGCGGCGGCCTCCTCCTGGCCGGCCTCCTGGGGACCGACTGGCTGGCCGCCCGCCGCCCGCTGGACCTGGAGGTCGAGCGGCGCCCCCCGGCCAACCTCGCCCAGGGTGCCTGGGCCACCGTGGAGGTAGTCCTCCGCAACCTCGGGAAGCGGGCCTACTCCCTGGCCGTGTACGACCACCACCCGGCGACCGCCGAAACGGCGGGCAAGCCTGTGCCGCTGCGCCTGGAGCCCGGGGCCTCGGCCCGCGTCCGGTACCGCCTGCGGCCCACCCGGCGCGGGGAGGCCCAGTTCGGACCGGTGGAGATCTGCGTCCGCTCCCCCCTGCGCCTGTGGCGGCGCTACGCCCTTTTGCCGCAGGACCAGCAAAGGCGGGTCTACCCGGACTACGCCGAAACCGTCAAATACTCCCTACTGGCCCTGGACAACCAGCTCTCCCAGCTCGGCATCCGCCAGCGCCAGCAGCGGGGCATGGGCCTGGAATTCCATCAGCTCCGCGACTACCGCGAGGGCGACAGCATCCGCCGCATCGACTGGAAGGCCACCGCCCGGCACGGCAAGCCCATCGCCCGCGATTACCAGGACGAGCGGGACCAGGAGGTGGTGTTCCTCCTCGACTGCAGCCACCGCATGCGCACGGAGGAGGATGGCCGCAGCCACTTCGACCAGAGCCTCAACGCCCTGCTGCTCCTGGCCCATGTGGCCCTGCGCCAGGGCGACGCCGTGGGCCTGCACACCTTCGGCGGGCCGCGACGCCGGCTCGCTCCCCGCAAGGGTACGGCCACCCTCAACCGCCTGCTCAATCAGCTCTACGACCTGGAGGCCACGGGCCACGGGGCCGATTTCACGGCGGCCGTACAGGAGCTCCTGGGCCGGCAGCGCAAGCGCGCCCTGCTGGTGTTCCTGACCAACCTCCGGGACGAGGACGGCGACGACCTGGTCCGAGCCGCCCGCATGGCGAGCCCCCAGCACCTGGTGATGGTGGCGAACCTGCGGGAGACCGTCCTGGACCGGCTGGTGGCCGAGCCCGTCGCCACGGTGGACCAATCCCTGCGCCACGCCGCGGCGGTGGACCTTCTGGCCCGCCGCGAGGGGGTCCAGGAGCGGCTCCGCCACGGCGGCGCCCTCCCCTTGGAGGCCACGCCCGACCAGCTGCCCAGCGCGGTGGTCAACCAGTACCTGGCCATCAAGCGCAGCGGCCGGCTCTAGGCCGTCCCTCTGGCGGGGCGGCCTTTTTTTTCCGGTACAGAAGCGATCTGGCGTCTCCGACACCCACCGGATGAGGCGGTGCAGGGCACCGGGGCAGGCATCGGGAAGGGACCGAGGGCCCTATGGCCCCGGGGGCAAGGGGTAATCAGGAAGTCTTCATCCGGGAGGAGGCGCCCACGTCCCCCCGCGGCTCCCGCTGGCCTATCCGGCGCCGGCCCTCAAGATCCTCGGCGTTCTCCCGCAGGCGCTCTACCACGCGGCGCAGGTGGTGGCGGTGGTCGGGATGGCCCTGCTCGGCCAGCTGGGCCAGGCGGGAATGGGCGCCCCGGAAGCGCTGGCGGGCCGTTTCCCACTGGCGGGGTCCCGCCTCCTCCGCCTCGCCGGGCAGCCCATATTCTTGCTCGATCAGGAACTTCTGCTCCTTCAGGGAGCTTTCCGCCGCATTCAGGATAGCCTTCCATTCCAGTTCGCTGAAGTTACGCATCTCTGTCCCGTTTGTTTCGTGAATCTATTCTGCGCTTCAGGTCCCGGGGGAGCCCCCGGCCTCCGTCGCTGCGGCGACCCGCCGTCCTTATGGGATATGGCTCCCCGATGCGCCCGGGGTTCCTGCCGCTCAAGGATCCCCCTACTCCGCCTCCGGGTGGACCGGTACGCTTCGGGGTTCGCCAACCCGGCCTCCCACCGATCCGGAACATTTGTACCGAATCGACCCTTCCTTCCGAAAATGGGGGAAACGTGGTGCTGTATGCGGTCTTTGCCTTACGAAGGGGCGACCGCGGGCCGCCGCGGGCGGTGAATGCCGGCCGCTGGCGGAAATACCCTCAGGGTCCGGGAGGGTGGGGGTCGGGGATCGGGAGCGCCCCGGAGACGGGGAAGCCGCCGGGGCGAGCGCTGGGATAAGGGGACAGGCATCGGGGCCGGGGCGAGATTCCGGACCCAGGGGTGACGGGCGGGGGATCCCCCGCCCGGGACGCGGGAGTCGCCTAGCGGATCAGGCGGGCCAGCCGGCGGAAGCTGTCGGTGCCCGCCTGCTGCAGCCACTCGAACAGCACGGACTCCACGTTGGCCACCTGCACGCCGTTGGCCCGGAGGCGGTGCAGGGCGTTGGCCTTGTGGTCACACCGTCGCGAGCAGACCGCGTCCTCCACCACGAAGGGGGTGTAGCCCGCTTCCCTGAGCTCCAGGGCGGTCTGCAGGACGCACACGTGGGTCTCCATGCCCGCGATCACCACCTGGGGCCGGCCCGCGGTCTCCAGCGCGGCGGTGAAGTCCGACGCGCCGCAGCAGGAAAAGCTGTCCTTCGGGAACACCCGGGCGTCTTCGGGGAAGTGCTCGCTGACTTCCGGGAGGGTTGCTCCCAGCCCCTTGGGGTACTGCTCGGTGGCCAGGACCGGGAGCCCCAGCTCCTCGGCGGCCCGCAGCAGCACCTCCACGCCCGCCAGCACCTCCCGCCGGGCATCGGGGCTCATGGCCGGGGCGAGCTTCTCCTGGATGTCCACGATGGCAAGGACACTTTGTTCGGCGCGTGCGAGGGACATGGCGGGGCCTCCCGACGTTGGCTGGATGGTTCCGGTCCGTTCGCCACCCGGCGAAGGCCCCAAGTGTACGGAATCCGCCGCCGGGAGCCCATGGATCTAGAGGAGGGTGTAGACCACCGCGCCCATGGTCAGCCCGGTAACGACAAAGGCCACCAGGGCCAGCAGCCCGTCCCGGGCGATGAGGGAGAGCCCGAAGGCGAGGAGGCCCGCCCCCGCCCCGTTGGCGCTGAAGGGGACCACCTCCATAACCGGCATGCCGAAGGCGATGAGGACGCACACCGCGGCGATGGCGTAGAACCCCGTGCCCTGGGCGAACATGCGCAGCCGCGGCCGGGTCCAGCGGTCCAGGAAGCGCGCCGGGGGCCGCATCCAGTCCAGGGACTTGCGCAGGCCTTCCTGCCCCACTTCCCGGTTGAGCATCCAGGACGGCAGCCAGAAGTACTCGCGCTGGAAAAGCAGCTGCCCCGCGGTAAGCAGCACCAGGAGCCCCATGATGGTGGGCATGCCGGGGAGATCGCCGACGATGGGAGCGAGGGTGACCAGCCCCGCGAGCAGCAGCAGGGGCCCGAAGGAACGGCGTCCGGTGGCGTGCAGGATGGACTCCATGGAGACCTGATCCTTGTCCTGGGCCGCCTCACCGATCCGGTCCAGCAATTCTTCCAGGCTCTGGGGATCTTGGGACATGGGCGAATGACCCGGTTGGGGTGGATCTCTTTCCACCCTGCCCCTTTTCCATAGCTGGGCAAACCTGGGAAACAAAGGCGACCCGGACCTTAGGCCCGGCCGCGGCTGTGCCCCTCCCCCACTCCGCCGGCGATGAGGTGGGCCACGCGCAGGGGCTCGGGGAGCTTGCCGTGCCGGGCCCATTGGCGCAGGGCCGCCTCTGCCTGGGTCCGGGTCAGGCCGGCCCGCTGCACGTGGACACCCCCCATCGGCTCCATGGGCCCCAGCCGGTCCAGGACGGCCCACTTGCGGGCTCCTCCCGGGACGCGCTCCAGCAGGGCGCGGCGGATCCGTTCCCGGTCCGGCTCGCGGCGGGCCACCACCAGCACCGGCAGGCCGAGGGCGTGGTGCAGCAGCACGGGATCCACCACGTTGAACCCGGCCAGGGTCACGCCCTGCAGGAACACGATCCGCAGCTGGGGGAAGAAGCGCGAGGCGGCCACCAAGCGGATCAGGACGGCGGTGGCGTCGGTGCCGTCCCGCTGGACGTGACCGCTCACTACCCCGTCAAGACGGTCCTTGGCGAATACCGCTCCTACCACCCCCACCGGGCCGGGGCCGGCCCGGTCGAAGGGCACGTCGTCGAAGCCGATGGCGTGGGGGTAGGAGCTCGTGGGCATGGACGGATCCGGGTCGGAGCCCGCTTCAGGGCGGGATTTCGGATCGGGGTTGGAAACCGGGTTGGCCGTCGCCCGCTGATGCGGGCTCCCACGGGAGGTGATCCGGGCGCCGGGGCCCGCCTTTGCCCTGGGAGGTTCCCCGCTGAGGCTTAGAGGCGGCCTTCCGGGCCGCTAGTGGGCCTCCTCCCAGTTGGCCCCGGTGCCGATCTCCACCTCCAGGGGCACCTCCAGCTCGTCGTTGCCGCCGGTCATGAGGCCGGGCAGGGCCTGCTGCAGGGCCGCCAGCTCCTCGGGGGGCGCCTCGAACACCAGCTCGTCGTGCACCTGCATGAGCATGCGGGTGGCCATGCCCTCCCCCTCCAGCCAGCGGTCCACCGCGATCATGGCCTGCTTGATGATGTCCGCGGCCGTGCCCTGCAGCGGGGCGTTGATGGCGGTGCGCTCGGCGGCCGCCCGCACGCCCGGATTGCGGGCGTGGATGTCGGGCAGGTAGAGGCGCCGGCCGCGCAGGGTCTCGACAAAGCCCTGCTCCCGGGCCCGCTCCCGGGTGGCGTCCATGTAGGCGCGCACCCCCGGGTAGCGCTCGAAGTAGGCGTTGATGTAGGCCTGGGCGTCCTCCTGGGGGATCTCCAGCTGGCGGGCCAGGCCCCAGGCGGACATGCCGTAGATGAGGCCGAAGTTGATGGCCTTGGCGGCGCGGCGCTGGGCGGGCTGCACCGCGTCGGCGCTCGCGGCGCCGAACACCTCGGCGGCGGTGGCGGCGTGGACGTCCTCGCCGTGGGCGAAGGCCTCGCGCAGGCGCTGGTCGCCGGAGAGATGGGCCATGAGGCGCAGCTCGATCTGCGAGTAGTCCGCCGCCACCATGGTCCAGCCCTCCTCCGGGACGAAGGCCTTGCGGATGCGGCGGCCCTGCTCGGTACGCACCGGGATGTTCTGCAGGTTGGGCTCCGCCGAGGACAGCCGCCCGGTGGCGGTATTGGCCTGGTGGTAGTTGGTGTGCACCCGGCCCGTCTCGGGGTTGATGAGCTTGGGCAGGGCGTCGGTGTAGGTGGACTTGAGCTTGGAAAGCCCCCGGTGCTCCAGGATGCGCGCCGGCAGGGGATAGTCCTCGGCGAGCTGGGTGAGCACCTCCTCGTTGGTGGAGGGCGCCCCCTTGGGGGTGCGCTTGAGCACCGGCAGCTCCAGCTCGTCGAAGAGGATGGTCTGGATCTGCTTGGGCGAGCCCAGGTTGAACTCGCGGCCGGCGATGGCGTAGGCCTGCTCCTCGGCGCGCTGCATCTCGCCGGCCATCTCCTCGGAGAGTTGGCCGAGCAGGTCCAGATCCAGGCGCACCCCGGTGCGCTCGATTTTGGCCAGCACCGGCATGAGCGGCAGCTCCAGCTCCTCGTAGATGGCCCACAGGCGCGGCTCCGCCTCCAGCTCGGGGGCCAGGGACTCGTACAGGGCCAGGGTCACCTCGGCGTCCTCGCCGGCGTAGTCCACCGCCTCGGCCACCGGCACCCGATCGAAGGTCACCTGCTTGGCGCCCTTGCCCGCCACCTCCGTGTAGCTGGTGGTGGCGCGGCCCAGGCGCTCGGTGGCCAGGTTGTCCATGCTGTGATTGTGGCGGGTGGGGTTGAGCACGTAGCT comes from Thiohalorhabdus denitrificans and encodes:
- a CDS encoding AAA family ATPase, with the protein product MSNETPLSPQPPEAPAGAEHARRLLESVRAAFVGQERVVTETLAALVAGGHVLIEGVPGLGKTLLARALARAVNGGYARVQFTPDLMPSDVTGHTLYDATSGRFRIRKGPVFTNFLLADEINRAPAKTQSALLEVMQERQVTLEDQALPLEPPFMVLATQNPVEQEGTYPLPEAQLDRFLLKVRIDYPSADEESDIVDRVTRGQTGEQLDVEAVMPMVSAAEVLDLQQAAAGLEADGQVVDYAVRIARATRDWPGVHNGAGPRGGIALVRTARAYALLQGRDFIVPDDVKAIAKPVLRHRLQLGAELEIEGLSSDDVLDQILEQVEAPRP
- a CDS encoding RDD family protein; its protein translation is MLDTTVRTETPEGVDLHLHPAGPLERARAWMIDQLLRLGIYALVSFVLGLLGQFGWGLALVVVFLVEWFYPVYFELFHGGATPGKMALGLHAIQDNGAPLEWRGALLRNLLRAADFLPFLYGLGLVVMVLTGRFQRLGDLAAGTLVVYDTERHDQRDSGVQGTLPPPVPLSLEEQQAVLAFAERGGQLSPQRRAELAAVLAPLLPAGAPEPETALHRLANWYRGQGMAEAEP
- a CDS encoding DUF4350 domain-containing protein; this translates as MTRGERLALGGLTLAVLGLVVGGFLLFFKPVEEEVRTDVSLEARKNPFLAAARFLEAGGVPTERARGRGTLEELPPPDRVLFLTAPLADLEASEREELAAWLRAGGHLVTEAFFLWDPEEQASGDPFLDGFGIRLHRHGDAGSVCREEADGEIEVTLPGVRPAMEAEPSPRYYLEDAAGAADGRVTTLCGPHLLTRAVGEGRLTVVSDTGFWRNDRIGEGDHALFLWRVITLTEPAGARFLAHVDMPGLPLLLWEKAPEAILSGAILLLFALWAAYNRFGPPLPPPGSGPRRSLVEHLDALGAFHYRHSQPDRLLEPLRRRLHNRLEGRIALWRHWDRSRRLAWLAEHSGLEEEPLERALYHTPGSDGELLETIQTLQTLGRHL
- a CDS encoding BPSS1780 family membrane protein, which codes for MSENPYQAPAAALETAFGNGDRESGELREPRGVAVGRGWGWIREAYGLFKRQPALWVLLPLTFMLIQMGLSMVPLVNILAAFLGVLLMAGMYFAADQTANDADAAFPDLFVGFRENTLRLLGVALVHSLGTILAVGMSLFPALASGTGAGLDQAGTSPGPVALLFPLAMFAIMIPIAMATWFATPLVILEDVKVLPALRMSFMACLRNILPMFVYGLALGALFFLGALPLFLGLLVVFPVAILSSYTAYRDIFYSEPAPA
- a CDS encoding DUF58 domain-containing protein; protein product: MRPALPSLLLLAGWFALGLGGALWPVLAEAWRGGGLLLAGLLGTDWLAARRPLDLEVERRPPANLAQGAWATVEVVLRNLGKRAYSLAVYDHHPATAETAGKPVPLRLEPGASARVRYRLRPTRRGEAQFGPVEICVRSPLRLWRRYALLPQDQQRRVYPDYAETVKYSLLALDNQLSQLGIRQRQQRGMGLEFHQLRDYREGDSIRRIDWKATARHGKPIARDYQDERDQEVVFLLDCSHRMRTEEDGRSHFDQSLNALLLLAHVALRQGDAVGLHTFGGPRRRLAPRKGTATLNRLLNQLYDLEATGHGADFTAAVQELLGRQRKRALLVFLTNLRDEDGDDLVRAARMASPQHLVMVANLRETVLDRLVAEPVATVDQSLRHAAAVDLLARREGVQERLRHGGALPLEATPDQLPSAVVNQYLAIKRSGRL
- a CDS encoding exopolysaccharide biosynthesis protein — its product is MSQDPQSLEELLDRIGEAAQDKDQVSMESILHATGRRSFGPLLLLAGLVTLAPIVGDLPGMPTIMGLLVLLTAGQLLFQREYFWLPSWMLNREVGQEGLRKSLDWMRPPARFLDRWTRPRLRMFAQGTGFYAIAAVCVLIAFGMPVMEVVPFSANGAGAGLLAFGLSLIARDGLLALVAFVVTGLTMGAVVYTLL
- a CDS encoding endonuclease dU; its protein translation is MPTSSYPHAIGFDDVPFDRAGPGPVGVVGAVFAKDRLDGVVSGHVQRDGTDATAVLIRLVAASRFFPQLRIVFLQGVTLAGFNVVDPVLLHHALGLPVLVVARREPDRERIRRALLERVPGGARKWAVLDRLGPMEPMGGVHVQRAGLTRTQAEAALRQWARHGKLPEPLRVAHLIAGGVGEGHSRGRA
- a CDS encoding DUF4129 domain-containing protein, whose product is MDLERVQAELRPRRPGEAVDLGTRFARAWWPAMLGFWLFTAGPAFLVVHGLLWSHLAWAPLAFWWLKPLYERAPLFFLSRALFGERPAAASTARELHRIAAPGLLGDLTWRRLSPRRSFALPVALLEGARGEARGSRLAVLGSARGTAGWLTLIYALFEALLALSLLLAAWALVPSRLALDVSHFLTATTAGQVTLNAVAFLAAAAVAPFYVASGFSLYLNRRVELEGWDLEIRFRRLRDRLEGGTGAGRAAFVLLALGAALAGAPATPVEAAADPAGPQASAPTGPEEAEARIEEVLAHPDFGRMETETRWELDFDPDFEADSGFEIPEFFKWLLDLGGMLASLGEVLLWAAAGVAVYFLLYNLLGWLRQVDRTRTGSRPRGPAPEVLFGLAVTPDSLPADVPGKARELCGEGRPGEALALLYRAGLARLLARVEVPSGATEGEVLRQAEGALDATGRGLFTELTATWLRFAYGHRPPPPATVEDLCRRWPMLEEGRR
- a CDS encoding hydrolase, producing MSLARAEQSVLAIVDIQEKLAPAMSPDARREVLAGVEVLLRAAEELGLPVLATEQYPKGLGATLPEVSEHFPEDARVFPKDSFSCCGASDFTAALETAGRPQVVIAGMETHVCVLQTALELREAGYTPFVVEDAVCSRRCDHKANALHRLRANGVQVANVESVLFEWLQQAGTDSFRRLARLIR
- a CDS encoding stage II sporulation protein M, whose amino-acid sequence is MKQLQFERHHREDWEALEERLDALDRRVADDEVGDLPELYRRTSRHLALAKDRHYSPALVARLHRLVLRGHQHLYRTRRRWAGRVLQFFLVELPRTVRAERRLFSLAAFLLFFPGLVMGLASYADGRLIYTLAGSEQVRQMESMYDPANDKVGRGAERQSASDFQMFGVYVSNNTGIGFRTFAGGLLFGVGTVATLLFNGLFLGGVAGHLTGLGYAGTFWPFVAGHGAFELTAIVLSGTAGLQLARALYAPGRYGRIGALRAVAPASATIMAGAALLFLLAAFVEAFWSSSTLVPDEVKYAVAGVLWTLVAAYFLLAGRARRGS